A window of the Lactuca sativa cultivar Salinas chromosome 7, Lsat_Salinas_v11, whole genome shotgun sequence genome harbors these coding sequences:
- the LOC111880650 gene encoding uncharacterized protein LOC111880650, producing the protein MTGSEGDKGGSSTSAINFPSPYYLHPSDSPKQPAVNEVLTDRNYNDWVQEMTNFVFAKNKTDFVDGTLKKQEISSSEYKPWMRCDAMIKGRLTTAMEKGIHDSVKYANTSSEIWSDLKGRFGKEIAPRAYELKQKIAATCQEGGSVLTYYTRLRFGF; encoded by the exons ATGACCGGAAGCGAGGGGGATAAAGGTGGATCCAGCACAAGTGCGATCAACTTCCCGTCGCCATATTACCTACATCCTTCAGATTCCCCTAAGCAACCTGCTGTCAATGAAGTTCTTACAGATCGAAACTACAACGATTGGGTGCAAGAGATGACCAATTTTGTCTTCGCCAAAAACAAAACAGATTTTGTTGATGGAACCTTGAAGAAGCAAGAGATTTCATCTTCTGAATACAAACCATGGATGAGGTGTGATGCGATGATAAAGGGGAGGCTTACCACAGCCATGGAGAAAGGGATACATGACAGCGTGAAATATGCTAACACATCATCAGAGATTTGGTCGGATCTGAAGGGAAGATTTGGGAAGGAAATTGCACCAAGGGCTTATGAATTGAAGCAGAAGATCGCCGCTACATGTCAAGAGGGTGGTAGTGTTTTGACCTACTACACCCGTCTCAG GTTTGGATTTTAG
- the LOC111880798 gene encoding F-box/LRR-repeat protein At5g02910 — protein sequence MSCNVEEVNLEFLYTGRESAILLDQFFFMNSCFIDLRLLGCKFNPTGSISWKNLRSLCIFHGKLDEDLIENILLWSPLLETLELGECYGYKRLDITSKSLKNLVFTGYFDPNNEVDEDDDLINIIGINAPNILSLTIKGDMWLLKFLLVNVSSLVEANLDYTFMGHWEATLEETEEEILETLILNLHHVKELIIGSFCSKGRKNGEASK from the exons ATGAGTTGTAACGTTGAAGAGGTTAACTTGGAGTTTTTGTATACGGGAAGGGAATCTGCGATTCTGTTAGATCAATTTTTTTTCATGAATTCATGTTTTATTGATCTGAGATTATTAGGCTGCAAGTTTAATCCAACAGGATCGATTAGTTGGAAAAATCTTAGGAGTTTGTGTATTTTCCATGGGAAATTAGATGAAGACTTGATTGAAAATATATTATTGTGGAGTCCTCTATTGGAAACTCTAGAGTTGGGTGAATGCTATGGTTATAAGCGGCTTGATATTACTTCAAAGAGCCTCAAGAACTTGGTGTTCACAGGTTACTTTGATCCAAATaatgaagttgatgaagatgatgatctcATTAATATCATCGGAATCAATGCTCCTAATATTTTATCACTGACAATCAAAGGTGATATGTGGTTGTTGAAATTTTTGTTGGTAAACGTGTCTTCTTTAGTTGAAGCTAACTTAGATTATACATTCATGGGGCATTGGGAGGCAACACTTGAAGAAACAGAAGAAGAAATTCTTGAAACATTAATATTAAACCTTCACCATGTTAAGGAGCTTATAATTGGGTCCTTTTGTTCTAAG GGTCGAAAGAACGGAGAAGCATCTAAGTAG